The Bradyrhizobium guangxiense genomic sequence AATCCCAATTGCGTTGCTTTCGGCTTGAACCGTTCGACCAGCCGCGCCTCGTCGAGGCGGGGTGGCGGCGGCCGGGGATCGCTGAGGACAATGAACGGCAGCGCCTTGTTGCGGGGGACATGCAGGCGCGCCAGATCGGCCAGGCGGATCGTGGTGGTGCGCCGTGTCGCGATGATGCGTTCGACCGTCCTGGTGCCGAAGCCCGGCACGCGCAGCAGTTCTTCACGGCTGGCGCGGTTGACGTCGAGCGGGAAGCGGTCACGGTGACGCAGCGCCCATGCCAGCTTTGGATCGATCTCGAGCGGCAGCATCGCGCTGTCGTCGACGATCTCGCCGACGTCAAAACCGTAGAACCGCATCAGCCAGTCGGCCTGGTAGAGCCGGTGCTCGCGCAGCAGCGGCGGCTGCACCAGAGGCAAGGCGCGGCTGGCATCGGGGATCGGGCTGAAGGCGGAATAGTAGACGCGCCGCAGCCGGTAGGCGCCGTAGAGATTGGCGCTGGTGTGGAGAATGGTGTGGTCGGAGGCGCTATCTGCACCGACGATCATCTGCGTGCTTTGCCCGGCGGGTGCAAAGCGCTGTGGCTTGGCCTTCGTTTTCGTTGCGCGGTTCTCCTCGGCCTCGTCGAGCTTCAGCCGCAGCCGGCCCATGGTGCGGCGGATCGCGCGCACGTCTTTCTCCGGCGCGAATTGCTGCAGGCTCGTCTCCTGCGGCATCTCGATGTTGATGGAGAGACGGTCGGCATATTTGCCGGCCTCCGCGATCAGCGCGTCGTCGGCTTCGGGAATGGTCTTCAGGTGGATGTAGCCGCGGAAGTGATGCTCCTCGCGCAGTTTTCGCGCGACGCTGACCACCTGCTCCATGGTGTAGTCGGGACTGCGAATGATGCCGGAGGAGAGGAACAGGCCCTCGATGTAATTGCGCCGGTAGAAGTCGAGCGTCAGCTTGACCACTTCGTCGATGGTGAAGCGGGCGCGCGGCACGTTCGAGGAGGCGCGGTTGACGCAATAGAGGCAATCGTAATTGCAGGCGTTGGTCAGCAGCACCTTGAGCAGGGAGATGCAGCGTCCGTCCGGCGCGTAGGAATGGCAGATACCCATCCCGGGCGCCGTCGAGCCCATGCCCTTGCCGTCGCTGGAATCCCGCCTCTCGGTGCCGCTGGAGGCGCAGGATGCGTCGTACTTGGCGGCATCGGCCAGAATCTCCAGCTTGCGTTGCACGTCCATATTTGAATCCCTTTGATTCAGCTCATGAATCCGACGGCGCGCCAATTCGATTGACTCTTCTGGTGCCGTTAGCTTTATATTAGAACATATCATGAACAAATGAGCCAGCCGCTGGTTCTCTTTTTGAGAGCCATCGGCAATCACCTCTGAAGGAGCGGCGTATATGAGCGGCGCACGTATGAGCGCGCTTGCGACCTTGCGCGGCCAGATCGAGCGCATCGAGACGGCGGAGATCGTGCATCAGCACGACCGCGTCGCGCTCGGCCATAGCCAGGCCGATACCGTGCTGAAGGGCGGGCTCGCGCGCGCGGCGGTCCACGAGGTGTTTTGCGAGGGGCGCCAGGGCGCGGCCGCGACGGGTTTTGTCATGGGGCTTGCGGGGCGCGTGAGCGCGCAGCGGCCGCTGCTGTGGGTGCGGCAGGATTTTTCGGAAGTTGAAGCCGGCGCGCTGTCGATGAGCGGGCTATCCGAGCTCGGCCTCGATCCGCGCCGCGTGGTGATGGTTCGCGCCGCCGATGTCGAGAGCGCGTTGCGCACCTCGGCCGACGCGCTTGCCTGCGACGCGCTGGGCGCCGTCGTGCTCGAGCTTTGGGGGGATATCAGGCAGTTCGATCTGGTGGCGAGCCGCAAGCTGACGCTGGCCGCGCAATCGTCCGGCGTCACCGGCCTGATGTTGCGGATGGCGGCGCAGCCGTTGCCGTCGACCGCGGAGACGAGATGGATGCTGCGCGCGGCGCATTCGCCGCCGGGCACTGCTTCAATGCCTGCGGCGCCTTGGAGTGCCTGGGGCGCGCCGCGCTTCGATGCCGAGCTCTTGCGCAATCGTCATGGCCAATGCGGCCGCTGGATCATGGAATGGAATTGTGATGAGTGCCAGTTCAGTGAACCGTCGGCGTATCCTCAGCCTGTGGCTGCCGCGCCTGCCCATCGACCGGATCCAGCGCTTTCTTGGCAGCGCCGGACTGGTTAAGACCAATCATGAGCCGAGCATTGTCGTCATCAAGGAGAACAATGCGCTGGTGATCCATGCGCTGGACGAGGCCGCCGAACGTCTCGGCCTGTATATCGGCCAGCCCCTCGCCAATGCCCGGGCGATGTGCCCGGATCTGAAAGTGTTCGACGCCGATGTGGTGGCCGATGCGAAGACGCTCAGCGATATCGCCGATTGGTGCGACCGCTTCACGCCGCTGGTTGCGCTCGATCCGCCGCACGGGCTGTTCCTCGATATCACCGGTTGCACGCATCTGTTCGGCGGCGAGGCTGCGCTGTTGCGAGCGTTGGTCCGGACGCTTGCCCGTCAGGGCTTTGCCGTCGGTGCGGCAATTGCCGGCACGTCGGTCTGCGCGCGCACGCTGACGCGGCAGGCCGCGGGCACCATCGTCGCCGATGGTGAAGAGGCGGCGGCGATCGCGCAGTTTCCGGTGTCCGCGCTCGGTGCGGGCGAGGCGATCACCACGGGCCTGCGCCGCGCCGGCCTGAAGACCATTGGCGACGTCGCCGCGCGCGCGCCGAGCGAGATCACGGCGCGGTTCGGCGCCCGGTTCTCCACGCTGCTCGCCCATGCGCTGGGGCAGGGCGATGCGCCGATCAGCCCGCGAAAACCGCCGCCCGATTACATCGTCGAGAAGCGCTTCGCCGAGCCGATCGCAACCGACACCATGATTGCGATGACGCTGTCGCGACTCGCCGACACGTTGATCGCCTCCATGGAGAAACAGGGCAAGGGCGCGCGGCGGCTGGAAGCCGCCTTCTTCCGCACCGACGGCGTGGTGCGCGCGATCATGGTCGAGACCGGACGTCCCGTGACGCGAAGCGCGGTGATCGATCGGCTGTTTCGCGAGCGTCTCGATGCGCTCGCCGATCCGCTCGATCCCGGCTTCGGCTTCGACATGGTGCGCCTGTCGGCGAGCCGCACCGAGATCGTGGTGCAGGAGCAGCGCGATCTCGACGCTCATGTCCACGACAATGATGAGCTCGCCGCCTTGATCGACCGCATCGCCGCGCGCATCGGTGGAAAACGCGTCGTCGTGCACCTGCCTGAGGATACCCATATCCCCGAATGCGCGGTGATGACCGCGCCGGCGCAGCATCATCTTGCTGCCGCCATGCAGGCCGAATGGCCCGCACGCGTCGAGAGCGAGCCGCCGCTGCGCCCCTTGAGGCTGTTCGACAAGCCGGAGCCGATCAAGGTGCCGTTCGCGGCCGTGCCGGATGGTCCGCCCCATCAGTTCACCTGGCGCCGCGCGCTGCATGCCGTGGTGCGGGTGGAGGGGCCCGAGCGCATCGCGATGGAATGGTGGCGGCAGGACGGCAAGCAGCTGACGCGGGATTATTTCCGCGTCGAGGATGCCGAGGGCCTGCGCTTCTGGATCTTTCGCGACGGTCTTTACGAAGGGGAAGTGTTCGATGGCGATGGCAAGCCCGCTTCTCCCGGCTGGTATGTGCACGGTCTTTTCGCATGAACCCCCCCGCCTATGCCGAGATCGGCATCACCACCAATTTCTCCTTCCTGCGCGGCGGCTCGGATCCGCGTGCCTATGTGCATCAGGCCAGCATTCTCGGCATTCCCGTGATCGGTATCGCCGATCACAACACGCTTGCCGGCGTGGTGCGGGCCTATAAAGAGCTCGACAATGACAAGGTGCTGCACAAGCCGAAGCTGCTGATCGGCGCGCGCATCGTCTTCATCGACGGCACGCCGGACATTTTTGTCTATTCGCGCGACCGCGCCGCCTATGGCCGGCTCTGCCAGCTCCTGACCCGGGGCAAGCGTGGCGACGACATCACGCGGATCGAGAAGGGCGAGTGCCGTCTCACCTTCGCCGATCTTCTCGAATTCTCGGAAGGCCAGCTCCTGGTGCTGACGCTGCCGCATCGCTTTGATCCCGCACAGGCGCTGGATGTGCTCGCAAAGCTGAAGGCGAGCCGTGCCGAGGGCGTATGGCTGGCGGCGAGCCTGATCTATCGCGGCGACGACCGGCGTCGCCTCTCACGGCTCGACGATCTCGCCGCAAAAGCAAAGGTGCCGCTGCTCGCGACCAACGAGGTGCTCTATCACGATCCCGGCCGTCGTCCTCTCCAGGACGTGCTGACCTGCATCCGGGAAAAGACCACGATCGAAGCTGTGGGGCGGAAGCTGGAAGCCAATGCCGAGCGCTTTCTTAAGACGCCGAGGGAGATGGCGCGGCTGTTCCGCGATTTCCCTGATGCGATCGCGGAGACCATGCGCTTTGCGGACAGGATCGAATTCTCGCTCGACCAGCTCAAATACCAATATCCGGACGAGCCGGTGCCGCCGGGCAAGACCGCG encodes the following:
- a CDS encoding putative DNA modification/repair radical SAM protein — its product is MDVQRKLEILADAAKYDASCASSGTERRDSSDGKGMGSTAPGMGICHSYAPDGRCISLLKVLLTNACNYDCLYCVNRASSNVPRARFTIDEVVKLTLDFYRRNYIEGLFLSSGIIRSPDYTMEQVVSVARKLREEHHFRGYIHLKTIPEADDALIAEAGKYADRLSINIEMPQETSLQQFAPEKDVRAIRRTMGRLRLKLDEAEENRATKTKAKPQRFAPAGQSTQMIVGADSASDHTILHTSANLYGAYRLRRVYYSAFSPIPDASRALPLVQPPLLREHRLYQADWLMRFYGFDVGEIVDDSAMLPLEIDPKLAWALRHRDRFPLDVNRASREELLRVPGFGTRTVERIIATRRTTTIRLADLARLHVPRNKALPFIVLSDPRPPPPRLDEARLVERFKPKATQLGFGF
- a CDS encoding ImuA family protein, encoding MSGARMSALATLRGQIERIETAEIVHQHDRVALGHSQADTVLKGGLARAAVHEVFCEGRQGAAATGFVMGLAGRVSAQRPLLWVRQDFSEVEAGALSMSGLSELGLDPRRVVMVRAADVESALRTSADALACDALGAVVLELWGDIRQFDLVASRKLTLAAQSSGVTGLMLRMAAQPLPSTAETRWMLRAAHSPPGTASMPAAPWSAWGAPRFDAELLRNRHGQCGRWIMEWNCDECQFSEPSAYPQPVAAAPAHRPDPALSWQRRTG
- a CDS encoding Y-family DNA polymerase, whose amino-acid sequence is MSASSVNRRRILSLWLPRLPIDRIQRFLGSAGLVKTNHEPSIVVIKENNALVIHALDEAAERLGLYIGQPLANARAMCPDLKVFDADVVADAKTLSDIADWCDRFTPLVALDPPHGLFLDITGCTHLFGGEAALLRALVRTLARQGFAVGAAIAGTSVCARTLTRQAAGTIVADGEEAAAIAQFPVSALGAGEAITTGLRRAGLKTIGDVAARAPSEITARFGARFSTLLAHALGQGDAPISPRKPPPDYIVEKRFAEPIATDTMIAMTLSRLADTLIASMEKQGKGARRLEAAFFRTDGVVRAIMVETGRPVTRSAVIDRLFRERLDALADPLDPGFGFDMVRLSASRTEIVVQEQRDLDAHVHDNDELAALIDRIAARIGGKRVVVHLPEDTHIPECAVMTAPAQHHLAAAMQAEWPARVESEPPLRPLRLFDKPEPIKVPFAAVPDGPPHQFTWRRALHAVVRVEGPERIAMEWWRQDGKQLTRDYFRVEDAEGLRFWIFRDGLYEGEVFDGDGKPASPGWYVHGLFA